The following coding sequences lie in one Candidatus Palauibacter soopunensis genomic window:
- a CDS encoding site-specific integrase produces the protein MARTKRDRRSYSAGEWGRNRVRVFPDPKTGLYQIEWRENGRRLTRSLGHRDWTRAKRQADEAAAGFAVHDPNGKAEAEAELLTLGTLFDIYGEEVTPTKADRSRRYDRVAMRMFLGFFGLDRDPATLSQRDWDRFIRARRVGKVGPSGKPVSDRTVEFDLRFLIAVLNWASKSRDENGRLLLDSNPLRGLKTPKEKNPTRVVLSDEEYGALLGVSRQVDWRFHVALVLAHETGHRIGAIRQLRWSDIDFEDRTIVWRAEHEKTGYEHVTPMTDEAVVALEEAAQRRYPDANDSPVLPAPRDTSRCASLSAVRYWWDKAQKLAGLEPKRGRGWHSLRRKFASDLMALPLKVLCELGGWKEAQTVLRCYQQADAGQLRKALESRPRVRA, from the coding sequence ATGGCACGCACGAAACGTGACCGGCGCTCGTACAGCGCCGGAGAATGGGGCCGCAACCGGGTGAGGGTGTTCCCTGATCCGAAGACTGGCCTCTACCAGATAGAGTGGCGCGAGAACGGGCGCAGGCTCACCCGGTCGCTGGGGCACCGTGACTGGACCCGCGCGAAGCGGCAGGCCGACGAGGCCGCTGCGGGCTTCGCAGTACATGACCCCAACGGCAAGGCCGAAGCCGAGGCCGAGCTGCTAACGCTGGGAACGCTCTTTGACATCTACGGTGAGGAGGTGACGCCGACCAAGGCCGACAGGTCGCGGCGATACGACCGGGTTGCGATGAGGATGTTCCTCGGGTTCTTCGGACTCGACCGCGATCCGGCGACCCTGTCGCAGCGCGATTGGGATCGCTTCATCCGGGCGCGGAGGGTCGGCAAGGTTGGACCCAGCGGCAAACCCGTGTCCGACCGGACAGTCGAGTTCGACCTGAGATTCCTGATCGCGGTCCTCAACTGGGCGTCGAAGTCCCGGGACGAGAACGGGAGGCTCCTTCTCGACTCGAATCCGCTGAGGGGCTTGAAGACGCCCAAGGAGAAGAACCCCACCCGGGTCGTCCTCTCCGACGAGGAGTATGGGGCGTTGCTCGGAGTCTCCCGGCAGGTCGACTGGCGGTTCCATGTCGCGCTCGTGCTCGCGCACGAAACGGGGCACCGCATCGGCGCGATTCGCCAACTTCGCTGGAGCGACATCGACTTCGAGGACAGGACCATCGTCTGGCGGGCGGAGCATGAGAAGACGGGCTACGAGCACGTCACGCCGATGACCGACGAGGCGGTCGTTGCCTTGGAAGAGGCTGCGCAACGCCGCTATCCCGATGCCAACGACTCTCCGGTGTTACCTGCTCCAAGGGACACCTCGCGGTGCGCCAGCCTGTCGGCGGTCCGGTATTGGTGGGACAAAGCCCAGAAGCTGGCAGGGCTCGAACCGAAGCGCGGTCGGGGGTGGCACTCGCTGAGGCGGAAGTTCGCGTCCGATCTCATGGCGCTTCCGCTGAAGGTGCTCTGCGAGCTCGGAGGCTGGAAGGAGGCCCAGACGGTGCTGCGCTGCTACCAGCAGGCCGACGCTGGACAGCTCAGGAAGGCTTTGGAGAGCCGCCCGAGAGTTCGCGCCTGA
- a CDS encoding NAD(P)-binding protein, translating to MKNIAIVGGGVSGLGAAWALHHDSDRFDFRLFEAREQLGGNAVTVDMPQEDGSTIPFDISVTACIPSVYQHFVVLLKQFGIDLIDTRFSYSDGISQDHNILWELTLRYSNLVFPPFGSRQSTWVRRELSGGSPKPS from the coding sequence ATGAAGAACATCGCCATCGTCGGCGGAGGCGTCTCGGGCCTCGGGGCCGCATGGGCGCTGCATCACGATTCGGACCGATTCGATTTCCGGCTGTTCGAGGCTCGGGAGCAACTGGGCGGGAACGCCGTGACCGTCGACATGCCGCAGGAGGACGGCAGCACGATCCCCTTCGACATCTCCGTCACCGCCTGCATCCCTTCCGTCTATCAGCACTTCGTGGTGCTGCTGAAACAGTTCGGCATCGACCTGATCGACACGAGATTCAGCTACAGCGACGGGATCAGTCAAGATCACAACATTTTGTGGGAATTGACCTTGCGGTACTCTAACCTCGTGTTCCCGCCTTTTGGTTCCCGCCAATCGACTTGGGTCAGGCGCGAACTCTCGGGCGGCTCTCCAAAGCCTTCCTGA
- a CDS encoding PQQ-dependent sugar dehydrogenase — translation MIKRTPLAIFAAGLLLSTATPALGQDVMQSAYHDYRLVPVAEGLVRPWSIAFLPDGEMLVTEKAGTLRVVRDGMLLPEPVKGVPEVISAGQGGLLDVVPHPDFEDNRLLYLSYSKPDETERGTTAVIRGRYENGALTGIEEIFLAVSEGRGHYGSRLVFDGQGHLFISVGDRQASTRGDLYAHPAQDPSTHHGTVSRVYDDGGIPEDNPFLDDPNVQPEIWSFGHRNQQGMVMNPETGDLWATEHGPQGGDELNLVQPGLNYGWPIVGYGVNYGSGTAIHEGTHKEGMEQPAHVWVPSIAVSGLLFYTGDRFPHWKGNLFVGGMAGEQLARLTLDGQDVVREETLVQGLGRIRDVRQGPDGLIYLAIDGRRGEPTAIVRMEPVATR, via the coding sequence ATGATCAAGCGGACCCCACTGGCGATCTTCGCCGCCGGGCTTCTTCTGTCGACCGCGACTCCGGCGCTGGGCCAGGACGTCATGCAGTCGGCGTACCACGACTACAGGCTTGTCCCGGTGGCGGAAGGGCTGGTGCGCCCGTGGTCGATCGCGTTCCTGCCCGATGGCGAGATGCTGGTCACCGAAAAGGCGGGTACGCTTCGCGTCGTGCGCGACGGGATGCTCCTTCCCGAGCCCGTGAAGGGCGTGCCGGAGGTGATCTCGGCCGGACAGGGCGGACTTCTCGATGTCGTGCCTCACCCCGACTTCGAGGACAACCGGCTCCTCTACCTCAGCTACTCGAAGCCGGACGAGACCGAGCGCGGGACGACTGCGGTCATCCGGGGACGCTACGAGAACGGCGCTCTGACGGGCATCGAGGAGATCTTCCTGGCGGTATCGGAAGGGCGAGGGCACTACGGGTCCCGTCTCGTCTTCGACGGACAGGGGCACCTCTTCATCAGCGTCGGCGATCGCCAGGCCTCGACCCGCGGCGATCTCTACGCGCACCCCGCGCAGGATCCCTCGACCCATCACGGCACCGTGAGCCGAGTGTACGACGACGGCGGGATTCCCGAGGACAACCCGTTCCTCGACGACCCGAACGTTCAGCCGGAGATCTGGAGCTTCGGGCACCGCAACCAGCAGGGGATGGTCATGAACCCGGAGACGGGCGACCTGTGGGCCACGGAGCACGGTCCGCAGGGCGGGGACGAACTCAACCTGGTTCAGCCGGGGCTCAACTACGGCTGGCCCATCGTGGGCTACGGCGTGAACTACGGCTCGGGCACCGCAATCCACGAGGGGACCCACAAGGAGGGGATGGAGCAGCCGGCCCACGTCTGGGTGCCGTCGATCGCGGTTTCCGGACTTCTCTTCTACACGGGCGACCGCTTCCCGCACTGGAAGGGGAACCTGTTCGTGGGCGGGATGGCCGGGGAGCAGTTGGCGCGCCTGACGCTGGACGGGCAGGACGTGGTGCGGGAGGAGACGCTCGTTCAGGGACTGGGCCGCATCCGCGACGTCCGGCAGGGTCCGGACGGGCTCATCTACCTGGCCATCGACGGTCGGCGGGGCGAACCGACGGCGATCGTGCGGATGGAGCCGGTCGCCACGCGCTAG